The following nucleotide sequence is from Salvia splendens isolate huo1 chromosome 2, SspV2, whole genome shotgun sequence.
ATCCGGTCACTTTTTTACGGTGAACTGTTGATTAGCAAAATTTTGACCCGATTAGGCTTAATCTCAGATTATTAGTCATCtaattattttactaattaaatggTTTTTAAGTCTTTTTTAATTCCTTTTCCATTTCTATTTCTAATTCAAAATCATTTCTCCACACCTCTCCAACCCTCTCTCTCCTCGTCGTCTACATACAATCCACAAAAATCCTAAATCCGATTCCGACCAAGAACATCGTCGATGCCGCCGATTATCTCTTGTTGGCTTCCACAGATCTCAATGATCCAAAATGGGAAGTAGGGTGCGGTTTAACACAAAGGAAGAATTCACATGTTTATGGATGGTGGGTACTGGTTTTTGGATGGTGGGTACttatttttttatggtggatacTTGTTTGCCATAGGGTTTTTGGACATCAATCGACACTGGTCATGCTTAGAATTGCAAATGTTCAGGACGTATTTGATATTGATAATGAATATAATAGACTAGTTTGACGATATTTTGTTCTATTTTTCTGCTTCATCTTCGAAGAAATAGTAGTTCATAATGCTATGTGGATGTTTCAAATCCAGTTTCAGAACCTTAATATGCTTTCAACATTGTTAGAATTCAGGGACTTACATGCaagattcaaaattcaaaattcaaaattaaaaaatttaaattcataatcAAAATTCAATTGCTTTGATGGAAACGACAACTGAGGTTGAAGGTGACGACTTCATCCCGTCGATGGGCCGCCGCTGTCACCGGAACTCCCGCAACATCGCGACCTCTCTGTATCCGACGAGTCCTATGGCTTTTGGACCAAGTTGTAGAGAAAGAAAATTAGGTTCTTAGTGGTGTGGGGAAGAAGAAATGAAAGAGAGGGAGAccaaaaaaatttgattttgattcatgtttttcatgtttttatttaaatgtgttctatttttcaaatatttagaaaaaaaaaacaattagctacagtaataaaaaaaactggCTAATCCTGTCAACAAAACACTAATTAACGGTTGACCGTCGGATATTGACGGAAACGTTAAAAAAGGACCGGATTGACacgaatttcatttgttattgaCCCATTTTTCAGAAAAATGAATGTTTTAGACCAAATTCATATATCGGTCATATGTTTAGTActaaaattgacctttactcctAATAATTTTCTTCTAATTTCTAAGTTATGAAAAATAAACATTTATTAACGCTTTCAAATTTATCAGGCACGAAACTAGGACTCTGTAGTTTGTATGTTGTTTTCAGATCTTTCTTTACATAAACAATTTGTTCAGAAaacttatttaaaattaaacGCATGAAAGAAAGCACTAACCACCCACATCACACATTCTGCCACCTTTTATTGTTAATCTCTGATtttgtttcttcaatttttatttttatttgagagCTCTGTATTCGATTCAGTCCAGATTTACACCTACACACTCATAGATATACCACTtattgtgtatatgtgtagctTGTTTATTGTGAAAACATCtgatttgttttcattttaaatcCAATAAGAAATTGATTTGTACATTAGCCCAAGAGGTACAATCATATCCAATCATGCATCTCCAGATCTAtgtcaaaatatattttaatgaaaatgatTGAAGAGGAAATGTTGATTATCGGTGAAGAGAAGAATAATGGTATATCCATTTTTGGTAGTAATAATTTGAGGAGAAAAAAGAAGAGGGGTTGTTTTTGTTTGGATAGTGAAAATGGAGAGTTCATCGGCAGGGCAGACTCCGTACATATCATCACCGGTGGGGCAGACTCCGAGGAAGAAGATGACGAAGCAGCTGACGGGGAAGCGCGACGACTCGGCGCTTCACTCGGCCGCGCGAGCGGGGAATGTGATGGCAATACAAGATATGATCGAGGACATTGCCGAGGAGGATCTGATTGAGGTTTTATCCAAGGAGAATTGGGCGGGCGAGACGGCCTTGTACGTGGCCGCTGAGTACGGCTACCACGAGCTCGTCAGGGAGTTGATTCAGTTCTACGATCTGGCCGCGGCCGGAATCAAGGCCAAGAACGGTTTCGACGCCCTCCATATTGCCGCCAAACAGGGCGATTTGGAGGTTGTGAAGGTGCTCATGGAGGCGTATCCGGAGCTGTCTATGACGGTCGACATAGCCAACACGACTGCGCTGCACACCGCGGCCACGCAAGGCCGGATTGAGGTGGTCGATTATTTCTTGGAATCGGAGTGCAGCCTCGCTACTATAGCTAAGAGTAATGGGAAAACGGCATTGCACTCTGCGGCTAGAAACGGGCACGTTCATGTCGTCGATGCCCTCCTTAGTAAGGAGCCCAGGATCACCACTCGCATGGATAAGAAGGGCCAGACCGCGCTCCACATGGCTGCCAAGGGCCAAAACCTAGACGTCGTGGCGTTGCTCATCAGGGCCGACGCCTCCACCATTAACATGGTTGATAGTAAGGGCAACACCCCCCTGCACATCGCTGCCCGCAAGGGCAGGGACCAGGTACTATCAGTCATCCATTATAAGTGGAACATTTTTTATTCGACATATAATTTTATAcagtattgttttgtgagttaagcagaaaaaaaaaagagtaagaTACAGATTGAAGTAGAGAGGGGATGTTTCTATTTCAAATTATGTGTCATTTAGTTTGACACGTCTCAAAAAGGAAATCGTGTCACTAAGAATTGAGAGTAATGGATTATTATGTATGTACCTGGATGTCTATTAAGTAATCCATATTTCTACATAATTTTATGCAGTTTTCGTGACTTGAgtgagaaagaataaagtagagagagtaatgtttttattttaaaatatgtcTTTTAGATTAGTACAtttcaaaaaggaaaatgtataAGTATAATATAATCTTTTCACTGCACCAGATCGTCAAGTTTTTGCTGAGCCGTAAGGAGACGGACACGAAAGTGGTGAACCGGTCCAACGAGACAGCGTTGGACGCAGCAGAGAAGAAGGAGATCGCATCACTGCTGCAGGGACACGGGGTGCTAAGCGCGCGGGCCATAAACCCACAGGCGTCAGAGCTGAAGAAGACAGTGAGCGACATAAAGCACGAGGTGCACAACCAGCTGGAGCACACAAGGCAGACGCGGAAGCGCGTGCAGGGAATCGCGAAACGCCTCAACAAGATGCACGTAGAGGGGCTAAACAACGCAATCAACTCAACCACGGTGGTGGCCGTGCTGATCGCCACGGTGGCGTTCGCGGCAATCTTCACGGTGCCAGGGCAGTTCGTGGACGACCCGAACGACATCCCGCCAGGGCACTCTCTCGGGGAGGCGAACATCGCGCCCAGGGTGGCGTTCCTGGTGTTCTTCGTGGTGGACTCGATCGCGCTGTTCATATCactggcggtggtggtggtgcagaCGTCGGTGGTGGTGATAGAGAGCAAGGCAAAGAAGCAGATGATGGCGATCATAAACAAGCTGATGTGGGTGGCGTGCGTGATGGTGTCGGTGGCGTACTTGGCGCTGTCGTTTGTGGTGGTCGGGGACAGGGAGAGATGGCTGGCGGTGTTGGTGACGATAGTCGGGACGACGATCATGGCCACGACATTGGGGACGATGTGTTACTGGGTGGTGATGCATAGGATTGAGAGCAAGAACAAAAGGATGGTTAGAAAAATGGCTCTAGCAAGTCGCTCCAGATCGGGAACTCTCTCCGTGCTGCTCTCCGATGGAGAGGTTGCTGATGGGGAATTCGATAAGATGTATGCAATTTGATCATCATTTTTTTGTTCTCTTTCTCACTAAATTTTGTTAGGACACATCGAACTCAACTATAAAGAATTTACATTTTTCTGTgcagaaaaatgaaataacaaGTCTATATGTAgtgaatttttataaaaaaaaattggttacAAGAGGAGAGCCAAAGCTCTAGGGATACAAATGCTTAGGCAGATCTTGAAACAGTCTTACCTATCTTATCTAGCTGAAGTAGATGACCAACACCTCCTAGAGGATCGTTTCACAGTCCAAAGATCTCGTGCATCTTCAAACCCCAGTTAGCTATAAAGTCTGCCACCCGATTAGCTTCGCGATAGGcatatgttaaggacctaaatccctaacgatccgataaaacggataataacgagataaagataatccggcgcccgtgagggtcggcggagataaagatctgggcggctgtgcgcgggttccaacccgttgggcaacggctacagatcagatatacgttccggctgtgcgcggagaccttccgtcgggcagcaggtagcaTAGGGAATTACGGATTCAAAGCATAACTCGAGGcatttggccaaaataatatattcattgattcattATTGGATGCTTAAaaatatgataacaagctctcctatttataatagtagaatactaccctaacttattgaataagaaaattaagatatggaaaagatttagtgaaataaaagataactaaataattgtgatttcctaagatatgggatcgtatcaactcccccacggttgaaatacgccttgtcctcaaggtggaaactacGAAGCAACGACGATAGCCGTAAGCAAAAGCTTTGGtgaggcgtctcctcctggatcaaactcATACTGAATAGTTGAATGTATCCCTCGatcacttccataaaaaatcaaccaaGGAGACCTAATGTGGCCACCAAAATTCCGTGCCAAAATGAAAAACATGTTCACACAACCTTCGCTTCTCCTTCATTTCCTCTTGATTGTCCTGTTTTTTCATATCAAATCCAGTCAGGATGTCATTAACAAGGCTCTGATTCTCCATGCTCTCTCTCGCTCGGCTTCTCCATCAACACACTAAAATCTTTCTCTTTCGGCTCTAAACTAGATCGAAGGGCGTCggctttattttctttctctagCAAAGTCTCTGTATCTTCTCTCAT
It contains:
- the LOC121775514 gene encoding ankyrin repeat-containing protein At5g02620-like, which codes for MESSSAGQTPYISSPVGQTPRKKMTKQLTGKRDDSALHSAARAGNVMAIQDMIEDIAEEDLIEVLSKENWAGETALYVAAEYGYHELVRELIQFYDLAAAGIKAKNGFDALHIAAKQGDLEVVKVLMEAYPELSMTVDIANTTALHTAATQGRIEVVDYFLESECSLATIAKSNGKTALHSAARNGHVHVVDALLSKEPRITTRMDKKGQTALHMAAKGQNLDVVALLIRADASTINMVDSKGNTPLHIAARKGRDQIVKFLLSRKETDTKVVNRSNETALDAAEKKEIASLLQGHGVLSARAINPQASELKKTVSDIKHEVHNQLEHTRQTRKRVQGIAKRLNKMHVEGLNNAINSTTVVAVLIATVAFAAIFTVPGQFVDDPNDIPPGHSLGEANIAPRVAFLVFFVVDSIALFISLAVVVVQTSVVVIESKAKKQMMAIINKLMWVACVMVSVAYLALSFVVVGDRERWLAVLVTIVGTTIMATTLGTMCYWVVMHRIESKNKRMVRKMALASRSRSGTLSVLLSDGEVADGEFDKMYAI